One part of the Glycine max cultivar Williams 82 chromosome 14, Glycine_max_v4.0, whole genome shotgun sequence genome encodes these proteins:
- the LOC100810794 gene encoding BTB/POZ domain-containing protein At2g30600 isoform X2: MSAKFLTVPPFECAWREDLKFREAGRGCVAFEAFACNDVTLVFRENVGSQGYHYKRDSSPHYTIILGSHRNRRLRIEVNGKAVVDVAGVGLCCSSSFQSYWISIYDGLISIGNGKYPFQDVVFQWLDSYPNCNVQYIGLSSWDKHVKYRNVNVLSLTHTHVPLSKHVVFGDYQVEDEVDAADCYNYKNMDYDKWGLKKFLESWDLSDVLFIVGKEEKPVPAHKAILAASGKFSLCSSSFVINLPTVSYLLFRALLHYIYVGWTQIPQEQLGSLRDLSLQFEVTPLVKQCEETMERFKLDKKLFDTGKNVELTYPSIRPHCSTLPSLPVSTQQLKQLKLTGQYSDVNIYIEGYGLIARAHKIVLSLWSIPFARMFTNGMSESMSSEVTLRDVPPEAFKAMLNFLYDGQLNDKVIDSGALLLQLLLLADQFGVTFLQQECCKMLLECLSEDSVCPLLQVVSSMPSCRLIKESLQRRISMNFDYYISASTDFVLLDETTLINIIKHPDLTVTSEEKVLNAILMFGMNAKQLFGWEVVDQLMENSKPELLFGERLQLIYDLLPFVRFPLLQYSLLEKLQHSSIGRHIPVFQNLVNEAINFVKCGLAESENEENVRFQHRRSSYRELQYICDGDDHGVLYFAGTSYGEHPWVNPLLAEPRKITITASSPHSRYTDPKVLVSRTYQGTCFAGPRLENGQNCSWWMVDLGQDHQLMCNYYTLRQDGSKAFPRCWNVQGSLDGKSWTNLRVHENDRSICKPGQFASWPIIGPNALLPFRYFRVVLTGTTTDATNPWNFCICYLELYGYFL; this comes from the exons ATGTCGGCCAAGTTCCTGACCGTGCCGCCATTTGAGTGCGCCTGGAGAGAGGATTTGAAATTCCGGGAGGCAGGCCGGGGTTGCGTCGCCTTTGAAGCATTCGCCTGCAACGATGTCACACTGGTTTTCCGGGAGAATGTGGGAAGCCAGGGCTACCATTATAAAAGAGATAGCAGTCCTCACTACACAATCATATTGGGGAGTCACAGGAATCGGCGACTCAGAATTGAGGTCAATGGAAAAGCTGTTGTCGATGTGGCAGGGGTTGGCCTCTGCTGCTCTTCCTCCTTTCAGAGTTATTGGATCAGCATCTATGATGGCTTGATTAGTATAGGCAATGGGAAATACCCTTTCCAGGATGTTGTTTTCCAGTGGTTGGATTCTTATCCCAATTGTAATGTTCAGTATATTGGCCTCAGCAGCTGGGATAAACATGTTAAGTATAGAAATGTTAATGTCTTGTCTCTAACACACACTCATGTGCCCCTCTCGAAGCATGTCGTTTTTGGTGATTATCAAGTTGAGGACGAGGTTGATGCAGCAGACTGTTACAATTACAAAAACATGGATTATGACAAATGGGGGCTCAAAAAATTCCTCGAGAGTTGGGACTTGTCTGATGTGTTATTCATCGTTGGTAAAGAGGAAAAACCCGTTCCCGCTCACAAGGCAATTTTAGCTGCATCTGGAAAGTTTTCTCTGTGCTCCTCCTCCTTTGTCATCAACCTACCCACTGTATCTTATCTACTTTTCCGTGCACTGCTTCACTACATCTATGTTGGCTGGACCCAG ATTCCCCAGGAACAACTCGGTTCTTTGAGGGATTTAAGTCTACAGTTTGAAGTGACACCACTGGTGAAGCAGTGTGAAGAGACTATGGAACGGTTTAAGCTAGATAAGAAGTTGTTTGACACGGGCAAGAATGTGGAGTTAACATATCCATCTATCCGACCTCATTGTTCAACTTTGCCCTCACTTCCTGTCAGCACTCAGCAACTGAAACAATTGAAATTAACAGGCCAGTACAGTGATGTAAACATCTACATTGAGGGTTATGGGCTCATTGCACGAGCTCATAAAATTGTTCTTAGCTTATGGAGTATCCCCTTTGCTCGG ATGTTCACAAATGGAATGAGTGAAAGCATGTCCTCGGAGGTTACTTTAAGGGATGTCCCACCGGAAGCTTTCAAGGCTATGCTTAACTTTTTATATGATGGGCAATTGAATGACAAAGTTATAGATTCTGGTGCTTTGTTGCTCCAACTCCTTCTATTAGCTGATCAATTTGGAGTGACTTTTCTTCAACAAGAATGCTGCAAAATGCTTTTAGAATGTCTCTCAGAG GACTCAGTATGTCCACTCCTCCAAGTGGTTTCTTCAATGCCATCATGTAGACTTATTAAAGAATCATTGCAGAGGAGAATTTCCATGAACTTTGACTATTATATCAGTGCGAGTACTGACTTTGTGTTATTAGATGAGACAACTTTAATCAATATCATTAAG CATCCAGATCTGACAGTAACGTCTGAAGAGAAAGTCCTTAATGCAATTCTAATGTTTGGCATGAATGCAAAACAGTTGTTTGGGTGGGAAGTGGTGGATCAGTTAATGGAAAATTCAAAACCAGAACTCCTTTTTGGTGAGAGGCTTCAGTTAATCTATGACTTGTTGCCATTTGTGCGATTTCCACTACTACAATATTCCTTACTTGAGAAG TTGCAGCATAGCAGCATTGGCCGGCATATTCCTGTTTTCCAAAATCTT GTTAACGAGGCTATCAATTTTGTTAAATGTGGGCTGGCAGagtcagaaaatgaagagaa TGTTAGATTCCAACATAGACGGTCCAGTTACAGGGAACTCCAGTACATCTGTGATGGGGATGACCATGGAGTTCTGTACTTTGCTGGAACATCCTATGGTGAACACCCGTGGGTTAATCCTCTTTTGGCAGAG CCAAGGAAAATTACCATCACAGCTAGCAGCCCCCACTCAAGATACACTGATCCCAAGGTTTTGGTCTCAAGAACCTACCAG GGAACATGTTTTGCTGGGCCTCGATTGGAAAATGGACAGAACTGTAGCTGGTGGATGGTGGATCTTGGCCAAGATCATCAG CTTATGTGCAACTACTATACCCTGAGGCAGGACGGTTCTAAGGCCTTCCCGAGATGTTGGAATGTTCAG GGCTCACTTGACGGAAAGAGCTGGACAAACTTGAGAGTCCATGAAAATGATCGGAGTATATGTAAACCTGGCCAGTTTGCCTCTTGGCCCATAATTGGCCCCAACGCTCTGCTTCCCTTCAGGTATTTCCGGGTTGTGCTCACAGGAACCACCACCGATGCCACCAATCCCTGGAATTTCTGCATTTGTTACTTGGAATTGTATGGCTACTTCCTTTAA
- the CAT3 gene encoding catalase-3 yields MDPYKNRPSSAFNSPFWTTNSGAPIWNNNSSLTVGSRGPILLEDYHLVEKLANFDRERIPERVVHARGASAKGFFEVTHDISHLTCADFLRAPGVQTPLIVRFSTVIHERGSPETLRDPRGFAVKFYTREGNFDLVGNNFPVFFVRDGLKFPDMVHALKPNPKSHIQENWRILDFFSHHPESLHMFSFLFDDVGIPQDYRHMDGFGVNTYTLINKAGKAVYVKFHWKTTCGEKCLLDDEAIRVGGSNHSHATQDLYDSIAAGNYPEWKLYIQTLDPENEDRLDFDPLDVTKTWPEDVLPLQPVGRMVLNKNIDNFFAENEQLAFCPAIIVPGVYYSDDKLLQTRIFSYADTQRHRLGPNYLQLPANSPKCAHHNNHHDGFMNFMHRDEEVNYFPSRYDPVRHAERVPVPPRTLGGKREKCMIEKENNFKQPGERYRSWPSDRQERFVRRWVDALSDPRVTHEIRSIWISYWSQADRSLGQKIASHLNLKPSI; encoded by the exons ATGGATCCCTACAAG AATCGGCCATCAAGCGCCTTCAATTCTCCCTTCTGGACTACTAATTCCGGTGCTCCCATCTGGAACAACAACTCATCGCTGACTGTTGGATCTAGAG GTCCAATTCTGCTGGAAGATTACCATCTGGTGGAGAAGCTTGCAAACTTTGACAGGGAACGGATCCCCGAACGTGTTGTCCATGCTCGTGGAGCTAGCGCAAAGGGTTTCTTTGAAGTCACGCATGACATTTCTCACCTCACATGTGCCGATTTCCTCCGAGCCCCTGGAGTTCAGACCCCTCTCATCGTCCGTTTCTCCACTGTTATCCACGAACGTGGCAGCCCTGAAACCCTCAGGGATCCCAGAGGTTTCGCTGTGAAATTCTACACTAGAGAGGGTAACTTCGACCTTGTGGGAAACAACTTCCCTGTCTTCTTCGTCCGCGATGGCCTCAAGTTTCCTGACATGGTCCATGCTCTCAAACCCAACCCCAAGTCCCACATCCAGGAGAATTGGAGGATCCTCGATTTCTTCTCCCACCATCCCGAAAGCCTTCACATGTTCTCCTTCTTATTCGATGACGTTGGTATCCCTCAAGATTACAGGCATATGGATGGTTTTGGTGTTAACACTTACACCCTTATCAACAAGGCTGGCAAAGCCGTCTATGTCAAATTTCATTGGAAAACCACCTGTGGCGAAAAGTGTCTCTTGGACGACGAGGCCATTAGGGTTGGAGGATCGAACCACAGTCATGCCACCCAAGACCTTTACGATTCAATTGCTGCTGGAAACTATCCTGAGTGGAAACTCTACATCCAAACATTGGATCCCGAAAACGAAGACAGGCTTGACTTTGACCCCCTTGATGTAACTAAGACCTGGCCTGAGGACGTTTTGCCCCTCCAGCCTGTTGGCCGCATGGTCTTGAATAAGAACATTGATAACTTCTTTGCCGAGAACGAACAACTTGCATTTTGCCCTGCAATTATTGTACCTGGTGTATACTACTCCGACGATAAATTGCTTCAGACTCGCATATTCTCCTATGCTGATACCCAAAGACACAGACTTGGGCCAAATTATCTGCAGCTTCCTGCTAATTCCCCCAAGTGTGCCCATCACAACAATCACCATGATGGTTTCATGAATTTCATGCACAGGGATGAAGAG GTCAATTACTTCCCTTCAAGGTATGATCCTGTCCGTCACGCGGAAAGGGTCCCCGTTCCTCCACGTACCCTAGGTGGGAAGCGTGAAAAG TGCATGATTGAGAAGGAGAACAACTTCAAGCAACCTGGGGAGAGATACCGATCCTGGCCCTCTGACAG GCAAGAAAGATTTGTCCGCCGATGGGTTGATGCTTTGTCTGACCCACGTGTCACCCATGAAATCCGCAGCATCTGGATATCATACTGGTCTCAG GCTGATCGTTCTCTTGGACAAAAGATAGCATCTCACTTGAACTTGAAGCCAAGTATCTAA
- the LOC100810794 gene encoding BTB/POZ domain-containing protein At2g30600 isoform X3 produces the protein MSAKFLTVPPFECAWREDLKFREAGRGCVAFEAFACNDVTLVFRENVGSQGYHYKRDSSPHYTIILGSHRNRRLRIEVNGKAVVDVAGVGLCCSSSFQSYWISIYDGLISIGNGKYPFQDVVFQWLDSYPNCNVQYIGLSSWDKHVKYRNVNVLSLTHTHVPLSKHVVFGDYQVEDEVDAADCYNYKNMDYDKWGLKKFLESWDLSDVLFIVGKEEKPVPAHKAILAASGKFSLCSSSFVINLPTVSYLLFRALLHYIYVGWTQIPQEQLGSLRDLSLQFEVTPLVKQCEETMERFKLDKKLFDTGKNVELTYPSIRPHCSTLPSLPVSTQQLKQLKLTGQYSDVNIYIEGYGLIARAHKIVLSLWSIPFARMFTNGMSESMSSEVTLRDVPPEAFKAMLNFLYDGQLNDKVIDSGALLLQLLLLADQFGVTFLQQECCKMLLECLSEDSVCPLLQVVSSMPSCRLIKESLQRRISMNFDYYISASTDFVLLDETTLINIIKHPDLTVTSEEKVLNAILMFGMNAKQLFGWEVVDQLMENSKPELLFGERLQLIYDLLPFVRFPLLQYSLLEKLQHSSIGRHIPVFQNLVNEAINFVKCGLAESENEENFHCSVRFQHRRSSYRELQYICDGDDHGVLYFAGTSYGEHPWVNPLLAEPRKITITASSPHSRYTDPKVLVSRTYQGTCFAGPRLENGQNCSWWMVDLGQDHQENR, from the exons ATGTCGGCCAAGTTCCTGACCGTGCCGCCATTTGAGTGCGCCTGGAGAGAGGATTTGAAATTCCGGGAGGCAGGCCGGGGTTGCGTCGCCTTTGAAGCATTCGCCTGCAACGATGTCACACTGGTTTTCCGGGAGAATGTGGGAAGCCAGGGCTACCATTATAAAAGAGATAGCAGTCCTCACTACACAATCATATTGGGGAGTCACAGGAATCGGCGACTCAGAATTGAGGTCAATGGAAAAGCTGTTGTCGATGTGGCAGGGGTTGGCCTCTGCTGCTCTTCCTCCTTTCAGAGTTATTGGATCAGCATCTATGATGGCTTGATTAGTATAGGCAATGGGAAATACCCTTTCCAGGATGTTGTTTTCCAGTGGTTGGATTCTTATCCCAATTGTAATGTTCAGTATATTGGCCTCAGCAGCTGGGATAAACATGTTAAGTATAGAAATGTTAATGTCTTGTCTCTAACACACACTCATGTGCCCCTCTCGAAGCATGTCGTTTTTGGTGATTATCAAGTTGAGGACGAGGTTGATGCAGCAGACTGTTACAATTACAAAAACATGGATTATGACAAATGGGGGCTCAAAAAATTCCTCGAGAGTTGGGACTTGTCTGATGTGTTATTCATCGTTGGTAAAGAGGAAAAACCCGTTCCCGCTCACAAGGCAATTTTAGCTGCATCTGGAAAGTTTTCTCTGTGCTCCTCCTCCTTTGTCATCAACCTACCCACTGTATCTTATCTACTTTTCCGTGCACTGCTTCACTACATCTATGTTGGCTGGACCCAG ATTCCCCAGGAACAACTCGGTTCTTTGAGGGATTTAAGTCTACAGTTTGAAGTGACACCACTGGTGAAGCAGTGTGAAGAGACTATGGAACGGTTTAAGCTAGATAAGAAGTTGTTTGACACGGGCAAGAATGTGGAGTTAACATATCCATCTATCCGACCTCATTGTTCAACTTTGCCCTCACTTCCTGTCAGCACTCAGCAACTGAAACAATTGAAATTAACAGGCCAGTACAGTGATGTAAACATCTACATTGAGGGTTATGGGCTCATTGCACGAGCTCATAAAATTGTTCTTAGCTTATGGAGTATCCCCTTTGCTCGG ATGTTCACAAATGGAATGAGTGAAAGCATGTCCTCGGAGGTTACTTTAAGGGATGTCCCACCGGAAGCTTTCAAGGCTATGCTTAACTTTTTATATGATGGGCAATTGAATGACAAAGTTATAGATTCTGGTGCTTTGTTGCTCCAACTCCTTCTATTAGCTGATCAATTTGGAGTGACTTTTCTTCAACAAGAATGCTGCAAAATGCTTTTAGAATGTCTCTCAGAG GACTCAGTATGTCCACTCCTCCAAGTGGTTTCTTCAATGCCATCATGTAGACTTATTAAAGAATCATTGCAGAGGAGAATTTCCATGAACTTTGACTATTATATCAGTGCGAGTACTGACTTTGTGTTATTAGATGAGACAACTTTAATCAATATCATTAAG CATCCAGATCTGACAGTAACGTCTGAAGAGAAAGTCCTTAATGCAATTCTAATGTTTGGCATGAATGCAAAACAGTTGTTTGGGTGGGAAGTGGTGGATCAGTTAATGGAAAATTCAAAACCAGAACTCCTTTTTGGTGAGAGGCTTCAGTTAATCTATGACTTGTTGCCATTTGTGCGATTTCCACTACTACAATATTCCTTACTTGAGAAG TTGCAGCATAGCAGCATTGGCCGGCATATTCCTGTTTTCCAAAATCTT GTTAACGAGGCTATCAATTTTGTTAAATGTGGGCTGGCAGagtcagaaaatgaagagaa CTTTCATTGTAGTGTTAGATTCCAACATAGACGGTCCAGTTACAGGGAACTCCAGTACATCTGTGATGGGGATGACCATGGAGTTCTGTACTTTGCTGGAACATCCTATGGTGAACACCCGTGGGTTAATCCTCTTTTGGCAGAG CCAAGGAAAATTACCATCACAGCTAGCAGCCCCCACTCAAGATACACTGATCCCAAGGTTTTGGTCTCAAGAACCTACCAG GGAACATGTTTTGCTGGGCCTCGATTGGAAAATGGACAGAACTGTAGCTGGTGGATGGTGGATCTTGGCCAAGATCATCAG gaaaatcgaTGA
- the LOC100810271 gene encoding putative 12-oxophytodienoate reductase 11: MANTTMANMNTNSNSKEESKKMDEREAIPLLTPYKMGNFNLSHRIVLAPLSRSRSYNFIPQPHAALYYSQRTTKGGFLIGEASGVSDTAQGYPNTPGIWTREQLEAWKPIVSAVHEKGGIFFCQLWHAGRVSNYEYQPDGKAPISSTDKRLRKDIANNKATADKYPPPRRVRADEIPKLVNDFVIAAKNAMEAGFDGIEIHGANGYLLDQFLKDKVNDRDDEYGGNLENRCRFPLQVVKAVADEIGADKVGMRLSPFADYNDCGDSDPHALGVHMAQSLNEMGILYIHLIEPRMVTQFHKFDGTKSSLTPIRKAFKDGTFIVAGGYDRNEGNEAISCAAADLVAYGRLFLANPDLPTRFQLDAHLNQPDATTFYSHHPVLGYTDYPFLQPNPK; this comes from the exons ATGGCAAATACGACGATGGCAAATATGAACACGAACAGCAACtccaaagaagaaagcaaaaaaatggATGAAAGAGAGGCGATACCCTTGCTCACCCCATACAAGATGGGAAATTTTAATCTATCTCACAG GATTGTGTTGGCACCGTTATCACGATCGAGGTCTTACAACTTCATCCCTCAGCCGCATGCTGCTCTATATTATTCTCAAAGAACAACTAAGGGTGGCTTTTTGATTGGGGAAGCCTCCGGTGTGTCTGATACGGCACAGGG ATACCCTAATACACCTGGCATCTGGACAAGAGAACAGCTGGAAGCTTGGAAACCTATTGTGAGCGCTGTTCATGAAAAGGGGGGTATTTTCTTTTGTCAACTTTGGCATGCGGGGAGAGTCTCCAACTATG AATACCAACCAGATGGTAAAGCCCCAATATCAAGCACAGACAAGCGACTTCGCAAGGATATAGCCAACAATAAAGCAACAGCTGATAAATACCCACCTCCTCGCCGGGTGAGAGCCGATGAAATCCCCAAGCTTGTCAATGACTTTGTAATTGCAGCCAAAAATGCCATGGAAGCGG GTTTTGATGGAATAGAGATACATGGAGCAAACGGATACCTGCTGGATCAGTTTCTAAAGGACAAAGTGAACGACAGAGATGACGAGTACGGAGGAAACTTAGAGAATCGTTGTCGATTCCCACTGCAAGTGGTGAAGGCAGTAGCTGATGAGATAGGAGCTGACAAGGTTGGGATGAGGCTCTCCCCTTTCGCTGATTACAATGACTGTGGAGACTCTGACCCTCATGCATTGGGCGTTCACATGGCTCAGTCATTGAATGAAATGGGCATTCTTTATATTCACTTGATTGAGCCAAGGATggtaacacaattccacaagtTTGACGGTACCAAATCGTCCCTAACGCCAATTAGGAAGGCCTTCAAAGACGGGACTTTTATTGTGGCTGGTGGCTACGATAGGAATGAGGGAAATGAAGCTATATCATGCGCTGCTGCAGATTTGGTCGCCTATGGGCGCCTTTTTTTGGCTAATCCAGATCTCCCCACAAGATTTCAGCTCGATGCTCACTTAAACCAACCCGATGCCACCACCTTTTACTCACATCATCCTGTGCTTGGATATACAGATTACCCGTTTCTTCAACCCAACCCCAAGTAA
- the LOC100810794 gene encoding BTB/POZ domain-containing protein At2g30600 isoform X1, with amino-acid sequence MSAKFLTVPPFECAWREDLKFREAGRGCVAFEAFACNDVTLVFRENVGSQGYHYKRDSSPHYTIILGSHRNRRLRIEVNGKAVVDVAGVGLCCSSSFQSYWISIYDGLISIGNGKYPFQDVVFQWLDSYPNCNVQYIGLSSWDKHVKYRNVNVLSLTHTHVPLSKHVVFGDYQVEDEVDAADCYNYKNMDYDKWGLKKFLESWDLSDVLFIVGKEEKPVPAHKAILAASGKFSLCSSSFVINLPTVSYLLFRALLHYIYVGWTQIPQEQLGSLRDLSLQFEVTPLVKQCEETMERFKLDKKLFDTGKNVELTYPSIRPHCSTLPSLPVSTQQLKQLKLTGQYSDVNIYIEGYGLIARAHKIVLSLWSIPFARMFTNGMSESMSSEVTLRDVPPEAFKAMLNFLYDGQLNDKVIDSGALLLQLLLLADQFGVTFLQQECCKMLLECLSEDSVCPLLQVVSSMPSCRLIKESLQRRISMNFDYYISASTDFVLLDETTLINIIKHPDLTVTSEEKVLNAILMFGMNAKQLFGWEVVDQLMENSKPELLFGERLQLIYDLLPFVRFPLLQYSLLEKLQHSSIGRHIPVFQNLVNEAINFVKCGLAESENEENFHCSVRFQHRRSSYRELQYICDGDDHGVLYFAGTSYGEHPWVNPLLAEPRKITITASSPHSRYTDPKVLVSRTYQGTCFAGPRLENGQNCSWWMVDLGQDHQLMCNYYTLRQDGSKAFPRCWNVQGSLDGKSWTNLRVHENDRSICKPGQFASWPIIGPNALLPFRYFRVVLTGTTTDATNPWNFCICYLELYGYFL; translated from the exons ATGTCGGCCAAGTTCCTGACCGTGCCGCCATTTGAGTGCGCCTGGAGAGAGGATTTGAAATTCCGGGAGGCAGGCCGGGGTTGCGTCGCCTTTGAAGCATTCGCCTGCAACGATGTCACACTGGTTTTCCGGGAGAATGTGGGAAGCCAGGGCTACCATTATAAAAGAGATAGCAGTCCTCACTACACAATCATATTGGGGAGTCACAGGAATCGGCGACTCAGAATTGAGGTCAATGGAAAAGCTGTTGTCGATGTGGCAGGGGTTGGCCTCTGCTGCTCTTCCTCCTTTCAGAGTTATTGGATCAGCATCTATGATGGCTTGATTAGTATAGGCAATGGGAAATACCCTTTCCAGGATGTTGTTTTCCAGTGGTTGGATTCTTATCCCAATTGTAATGTTCAGTATATTGGCCTCAGCAGCTGGGATAAACATGTTAAGTATAGAAATGTTAATGTCTTGTCTCTAACACACACTCATGTGCCCCTCTCGAAGCATGTCGTTTTTGGTGATTATCAAGTTGAGGACGAGGTTGATGCAGCAGACTGTTACAATTACAAAAACATGGATTATGACAAATGGGGGCTCAAAAAATTCCTCGAGAGTTGGGACTTGTCTGATGTGTTATTCATCGTTGGTAAAGAGGAAAAACCCGTTCCCGCTCACAAGGCAATTTTAGCTGCATCTGGAAAGTTTTCTCTGTGCTCCTCCTCCTTTGTCATCAACCTACCCACTGTATCTTATCTACTTTTCCGTGCACTGCTTCACTACATCTATGTTGGCTGGACCCAG ATTCCCCAGGAACAACTCGGTTCTTTGAGGGATTTAAGTCTACAGTTTGAAGTGACACCACTGGTGAAGCAGTGTGAAGAGACTATGGAACGGTTTAAGCTAGATAAGAAGTTGTTTGACACGGGCAAGAATGTGGAGTTAACATATCCATCTATCCGACCTCATTGTTCAACTTTGCCCTCACTTCCTGTCAGCACTCAGCAACTGAAACAATTGAAATTAACAGGCCAGTACAGTGATGTAAACATCTACATTGAGGGTTATGGGCTCATTGCACGAGCTCATAAAATTGTTCTTAGCTTATGGAGTATCCCCTTTGCTCGG ATGTTCACAAATGGAATGAGTGAAAGCATGTCCTCGGAGGTTACTTTAAGGGATGTCCCACCGGAAGCTTTCAAGGCTATGCTTAACTTTTTATATGATGGGCAATTGAATGACAAAGTTATAGATTCTGGTGCTTTGTTGCTCCAACTCCTTCTATTAGCTGATCAATTTGGAGTGACTTTTCTTCAACAAGAATGCTGCAAAATGCTTTTAGAATGTCTCTCAGAG GACTCAGTATGTCCACTCCTCCAAGTGGTTTCTTCAATGCCATCATGTAGACTTATTAAAGAATCATTGCAGAGGAGAATTTCCATGAACTTTGACTATTATATCAGTGCGAGTACTGACTTTGTGTTATTAGATGAGACAACTTTAATCAATATCATTAAG CATCCAGATCTGACAGTAACGTCTGAAGAGAAAGTCCTTAATGCAATTCTAATGTTTGGCATGAATGCAAAACAGTTGTTTGGGTGGGAAGTGGTGGATCAGTTAATGGAAAATTCAAAACCAGAACTCCTTTTTGGTGAGAGGCTTCAGTTAATCTATGACTTGTTGCCATTTGTGCGATTTCCACTACTACAATATTCCTTACTTGAGAAG TTGCAGCATAGCAGCATTGGCCGGCATATTCCTGTTTTCCAAAATCTT GTTAACGAGGCTATCAATTTTGTTAAATGTGGGCTGGCAGagtcagaaaatgaagagaa CTTTCATTGTAGTGTTAGATTCCAACATAGACGGTCCAGTTACAGGGAACTCCAGTACATCTGTGATGGGGATGACCATGGAGTTCTGTACTTTGCTGGAACATCCTATGGTGAACACCCGTGGGTTAATCCTCTTTTGGCAGAG CCAAGGAAAATTACCATCACAGCTAGCAGCCCCCACTCAAGATACACTGATCCCAAGGTTTTGGTCTCAAGAACCTACCAG GGAACATGTTTTGCTGGGCCTCGATTGGAAAATGGACAGAACTGTAGCTGGTGGATGGTGGATCTTGGCCAAGATCATCAG CTTATGTGCAACTACTATACCCTGAGGCAGGACGGTTCTAAGGCCTTCCCGAGATGTTGGAATGTTCAG GGCTCACTTGACGGAAAGAGCTGGACAAACTTGAGAGTCCATGAAAATGATCGGAGTATATGTAAACCTGGCCAGTTTGCCTCTTGGCCCATAATTGGCCCCAACGCTCTGCTTCCCTTCAGGTATTTCCGGGTTGTGCTCACAGGAACCACCACCGATGCCACCAATCCCTGGAATTTCTGCATTTGTTACTTGGAATTGTATGGCTACTTCCTTTAA